One Gemmatimonadota bacterium genomic region harbors:
- a CDS encoding reactive intermediate/imine deaminase produces the protein MTAHRAILPAGATPPVGPYVPAIGFDRLVFVSGQGARRPDTNQLAGDDIETQTAQVLENVRVIVEAAGSSMQHVLRCNVYLTDMAEFARMNAVYERAFGGHKPARTTVQVAALPLPGLKVEIDCIAYTP, from the coding sequence ATGACCGCCCATCGTGCCATCCTCCCCGCCGGCGCTACACCGCCCGTCGGCCCCTACGTCCCCGCCATCGGCTTCGATCGGCTGGTCTTTGTCTCCGGCCAGGGCGCACGTCGACCCGACACGAACCAGCTCGCCGGCGACGACATCGAGACGCAGACCGCCCAGGTGCTCGAGAACGTGCGCGTCATCGTCGAAGCCGCCGGCTCCTCGATGCAGCACGTGCTCCGGTGCAACGTGTACCTGACGGACATGGCGGAGTTTGCACGCATGAACGCGGTGTACGAACGAGCCTTCGGGGGCCACAAGCCGGCGCGTACGACCGTCCAGGTCGCGGCGCTGCCGCTCCCCGGCCTGAAGGTGGAGATCGACTGCATCGCCTACACGCCGTGA